A window of Rhinolophus ferrumequinum isolate MPI-CBG mRhiFer1 chromosome 23, mRhiFer1_v1.p, whole genome shotgun sequence genomic DNA:
TTGGCTCAACTCCAAAactctgtgctcttaaccactacccTATATGCAAGAATGACATGCTTGAATGTGCCGATTTCTTGTCatctcttcaatattttttttttacaaaaataatagttACTGGGGATTTCTGGAAGATAATTATATAACACTTCAATGTCTACATTAAACAATGTCTACATTTAACATCTACACTAAAACACTTCAATGTTGACATTAAATTTTAGAAGAGATTCCGAAATATAGAGTTCCTTGTCCCAGAAAGAGTTTTAAAGAGTAAATTCGTCACTCTGTTAGCTGTGATAGACTGGCTGAAAGTAGAGCATAGGATTAACATTCTTTTAAGAGATTCTTAaccctatattttttaaaactaaagtataGTATAGTTGTGGGATACTTAAGCGTTTTGTGAAACATTTGGTAAGAAGCTACACTTAATTCATTTGAGCATTAACTATTCCACACATATGCATTTTGTCAGAAGCAAATGTTATTCTTTACTTTGAAATGActtataaatttacttttatgCATTTATGAGAGATTTAGTTTGAattgcttctctttttccctcttactTGTCCCACAATGAAGGTGAAGTATTAATTGGTTTTAATGGCTCTTTCTGCTACCTCTCTGTCTGGGACTTCTAAGGAAGGTGAAGAATTGGAGAAGAACTTGTGAAATTTGTCTGGGGAGGTGAGAAACTTTAACTCGCTTGTGAACCAGCACACTTCTTCTAAGTAATACTATTGcactataataaatattgaaatctaATTTTCACTCTTAGACCTAAACTTTTAAGTATATTAGTTAATATTCAAAGAggaattttctgaagaaaaatgtttactaaattcCTGTACCTGGAAAAGATCAATACCTgataaactaagaaataaaaatgtcttgttTAAACACGTTTATAAAGCCAGAGAATAGacctcctgctctctctctctctttttttttttttttttttaagagcaaggGCATGCTAATTTGAATTCACACCTAGAAAGGGATAGCCTGATTATGCAATTTGCTGTTTCACTTAAACAGACGACTGTAGTTGCCTGAGACATGTACCTGGCTGTTAACACTCTCCTTTTCCCGATAAAAATGATCCCACCAGCATGGACTAGTTCATCTGAAACACTGTCCCTGGTGTTCACTTTAATAATTAATTCTGATTTAACAAGTAACCATCTAGATGTTTGTtcttatataacaaatatttgattgggattgtagaaaacataaagaagacttttaccattttaacagctttaaggtaacaaatcttttttaaaaattgttattccTTATGCTTTTTAGCTGTTGACATTCCTACATGGACCTTTACCAAAGGGGTAgcagaataatataatgaatccAGTCCTGtgttggggaagagggagaaaagtatgcctttatttgtatttgtttctgtaaAATCAGtgcaggaaacagagggaaaatagaAATGCACACAAGTCTATTTATCTTGCTTCCCTACTTCCCATTTTTTTGTTACCCTGTGTTCAAATGTTAGTTCTAATATCAGATACCAGGCAGATGTTTCTTCATCatcaaaggtgaaaataaaatttactggGCATATACTAAGAGCCAGGTCTCAGTTAAGTGctcaacataaaatatataatctacTTCTTACAATTAGAGAGGAACTATTATTATCGTATTTTActgaaggggaaactgaggcttagaaatgtTGGTTAAATTGCCCAAGGCCATATCCCAAGTAAGTGGCAGAAACTGGATGTAAACCCAGATCTGTCTAATGCAAAGACAGTGCTCTTAGTCATCATCTCAAATACCAACTATACATGCAATTTAATAGAGTGTTCTAGTATATGTTGTTTACACGTGGGTTCAGCATTTCACAATGAAGAGAACAACATAGAAAAGACAGGAGAGCTGGAGTTAAGATCCTTACATTTGGaatcaagttgtttttttaagttcttaCTTCCATTTATACTGTGTAATATTGGGTGAGTTGTGTAATTGTTTGACCTTCCGTTTCTTTTGTGTAttgggaagtaaaggagataatgGATGTGGAATGCTTAGTAAATTTTCTATGCTAGTTATCATGAAAATGATGATTAATACTCTACATTGGTTTACAGTTTACAAAGAGTTGTCTCAGGTGGTACTTAGTGATACAACCCTTTGaagctcattcattcttttattcattcatccaacaaatattttttgaatgtctgccaggtgccaggcattgttttgtAGGCTGGAGTGATTTAGTAGTGAAaggtcaagaaaaaaattacttgccTTCATGGGGTTTGCATTTTAACGGGGAATATGGAtaataatatataagtaaaatattttgtatattagataataataataaatgtaacatttaacTCTTGTATGGTGAGTGCTATAAGCCGAGCGTAGCTCAGTAGTTATATCCATATTTTGATCTGTAAACTAACAACATGTTTTTCcattatagaattttttaaaactgtaaactAGTTACAGTTCAATTACaaacttgtttttcaaattttataatgttttaaaacaaaaaggggatttattttttatttaattgttagTACACATCATCAAAATTCATGAAATCTTTTGTAGCAAACCCTTAACATTCTATGACATATTAGGTAAAAGCATGGAATAAATGTAGATCTCTAATACCTATCAGTATTTATGTACTTTTATGTCTGGTAAGTATACTCTGAATAAAGCATTTCCGTAattcaaagattatttaaaaataattaattgctGAAAACCATTAAATAATCTTGGCATGTCTTTACCTTTGTAGACTAGGTAGTCGTACTCATGGGTTATGTGTCTTCAGCACTGGGCCTGGGGAAAAGCTTCAGTGATCTGGCACTTCCATTATGGCTCTCAGAAGACACAAAGGGATCATGAAAAGGTGTTGTGGTGAACTCAAACATTAGGATGTGTCTGCCAAATCTgagtttaaatttattgaaaGCTGCAAGGAAGATAAGAATTATTCTCAGAGTAGTTTATAGCTATTAAATATTGACCAGAAGTCGGTATTCAGCATCATGGCACAGAGGTTTGTAAGCCTGGGTAGAAAAATTCGCATCTGCcccttaaaatgttttgaaatttaatcCTAAAAATGTCTTCTAGCTGTTATCTCAGGAAAAGGCaatatacatatgtttttttttccctggaggTAAAGTCCTTGTTAAAGTTATTGAAGAAACATTTCTGCTCACTATTTAAAGAAAGTGGTTAAGATCTCAAGCTTCAGTAGCGAACATAATACTTGTTCCACGACTTATTAGTAATGTAACTTTGAGAAAGATACCGTTATAGCTCCAAAATATATGTGGCGTTCTCCCCGCTCTTTCTGCTCGCTGCCACCATCCTGTTCCATACTAGTCATTCTTCATACCGTGACTGGGGACCTTATTCTGATCGATCGAAATCTGGTCGTCTGATCCTCACACAtcattctcctcttctcctcctcctccgacACCAGAATGAAGTCCAGACTCCTCACCTTGTCCTTGGTACACAAGACCCTTCATGATCTGATCCAGCCTTGCCTCGCTGATCTCAGCTCTGTCTTGCTCACTGAGCTTGAGCTCTCTGACATTTTTTCAATTCCTAAATTCACTAAGCCGATTCCCTACTTGAAACTTTCACACTTCATTTCCTGTGCTCAGAGCACTCTCTGCCTCACTTTTCACATGGCTGACTGTTTATCCCTCAGGTTTTAGGCTTTCCCTTCCCACCCCAAATAGGTTCTCCCGTTATGCTCATTCAGAGCACCACGTTTTTCCCTTCCATGACACCTgtcacaatttttcattttatatttatttggttaATATCTGAgttcctccctcctccagctATAGTCTCCATCTCTTTTtggttcactgctgtatccccggCCCTATGCATAGTTATTGAGTAGGTACTTAGTAAATAATCGctaatgttgaatgaataaaatatctcTATGGCTTTTCACAGCCTTAATTTGCTCATCTGAAAAATCTGGATAACaattcttatctgtaaagttactgtgtgaattaaatgagattaaactACATAGAATATAGCACTGTTCTTGGTACAATCCTCAGTTAGTGGTGGAGTCTGCAGCAGCAGCGTGATCACCAGACACTAAGCCCACTGTATGGGTAAGACACAGCTCATGTTtacagaacatatttttaaaagagaatttgttAGACTTTTATTTACCTagtctttgctatttttttttttttttacattattaacaTTGGTCCTCATTATCGGAAATTAAAATGTGGAATTCCAGCAGTGATTCCATGCCTTTTAATGGAACATTCATATGAACTGGCCTCAGCTTTACAATGTCACAATTATCAGAGCCATGCTGTACATTCAGAAGGGTAATTACTTTGGGTAGTAATTTCCTAGACTACCCCCCTCTCCACTCCAGCCAGCTGGCATTGAAAAAGAAGCAGTGCTTTTATGTGTGTACACAGTCTGTAAAATCCCATTATCCCCAACTTCCACACCCCTGTGGCTGCATACTTCCTTTTGAAgcctcttaaaaaacaaaaaaaaagaaactttcaagGCAGTCCTAAAGTTTATTTCTAATCTCATTTCACccaaataatgtaaaaatgagATGGGAGTAGGAAGTGGGAGGGGTCCATAATGTGATTTGCTTACCCCTTCTCCTGTAATCCTATGATACTTGTGGGAAAGCCTGGTAAAAGTTTGTGTTGGATGGGTAGCAATACTTCTTCAGTGTGCATTTTGAgatacattttgatttaattcTGTTTTGATGTTCAAAGAATGGAGCAAGGTTAATTTGGTCATTCTGGTTCTTCTACTTTCATCTGCTCAGAATGTCTATACAATTTAAATAGGAGTTTCCACTGACATCTCATGATCAGCATCCTTTTTAACTGTGATCATCTGTTAGAGTCCTAGGTGCAATGCCCTTCTTCTGCTCTCCTTTTCGGTTTTGTGTCTCTTTCTGTCTAAGGGTTTGACCTGCTTTCTGGCCCATCTCCTCATTGCTTCCATTGGGTCCATTGCAATTCCTTACCTTTCAGTTCCACCTTCCCATGTAACTGACATTTTATTTAGTATTCTTTCCCCCACCTTGAACTTGAATTAATTGACAACTGTCCCCTGAGGATGACATGTTCCCTGTTACCTGTTTCATTACTTGTTGTCACTATTTGATGAAATGAGGGGAGGTATGTGGAATGTAGGTTAGGGAGTTTCAAATACATGTTCCCTTGCCTCTGAAAAACCATTTTCCGGACTATGTTTCTGTCACCATTATTCACAAACCTTTCTTTCGAAGTGCTTGTTTTACATCTACGTCACCTACTCACATCATTTTCTCCCTCCTGGTAATCTCTGGGACATTTCCTCAACTCCCCAGGACCCGTTTTTTAAATCTCACCTTCATACCAGCCCTTTCCATCTTTCAGAGTGACAGTGACTATAGCCCTTGCTGATGACACAGCCTTTTCTTCAGTCGTCTTAGTCACAGCCATGACTTGGACCTCTTGGGCttctcaagttgttttttttcccccaccctcctgtGAAATATGCTCCCTGTCCTCATTGTAGATTCCTGTCTCTATAGTGCATCTTATTCCTGTGGTCAACAAACATCCCTCCCGGTATTCACTTCCTTTTTATCTATCTTGATCCTTCACACAACTGACCAAGATCCCTTCACCTTCCAAACTTCTTAAAGAGTAGTCTTAagcattgtttctgttttatctcCTATTATCCTGTTAACATCCTAGAGGCTTTTGCCTCATTTCTGTGCTGACACTGCTTTCAATATCTCTGCAGGGCTCCTCTTTTTCCATATTCACCAGTGTCCTCTTCCGAGTCTATATTCCTGACTGTATTTTTGACATCCtccttttttaatatttctatttccttgattttgtattttcttctcatGATTTTGCCTCCTTTGTGACTCTCCCcgtttgttgttgttctttttgttttggactcctcttcccctctcctatCCCGACAAAGGGTGGGTGTTACTTTGactcatctctttctctttctctctgctcactTTCTGTTGATGATCTCGTCCATCCTCTCAACTTTAATCATAGCCTATTAAATATAGACTGCTTTCCTTGATGCTGAGGATCTGTCCCTAGACCCTCAGTTCCAACTTCCTGATAGACATTTCCAGAGGGATAACGTAAAAGTATCTTAAACCTAAGGCAACTATAATTTATCATCTAAACGGGGTCACTATGGAAGGTTAAAGAGGGCACTATTAATAATTAGCCAGTGGAAAGCTGTATTGTGCATATGGTCATCTATTCAAACACAATATGTACAAAATACTCTGAAACTTGTTTTTCTAGCATTTTCTACCATTATTAATTGCCTCACCACCATTCTACTTGTGTGGGCCAAAAATCCTCATCTTCAATTCTTATTCTTTCCTCAGTTTCCAATTCCTACGAATTCTACCTTTCCTATATTTATTGAATTacatccttttttcccccaaaaccccGTCCACTGTTCAGACCAGAGGAAATACTGTCCCCTTACTCCCAGATTCTCCTCATCTATCCTTCATGCAACAttctttatatttacaaaatgtcCCTAAAGTACAGATTGTTTATACATCTGCCAAAGAATATCATGCAGCCTTCTCATCTTGGAATTCAATAGATTACAAAGCCTgacataacaaacaaacaaacaacaacaacaaccataaGACGTTTTCAGCCTTCCTTCCTTTGTGGACCCTGTATTTTAGTTAGACTGTTGACCTTTCCTCAAACACTTCCTAAATCAGTGGTCTTCAACCTCATCAAAATCACctttggaattagaaaaaaaaaaaaaaattgtttaatgcGCAACCTTAACCTGGGAGATTTAAATTTAGTAGGTCTGGGAGATTTAAATTTAGTAGGTCTATACTGAGGTCTGGTTATCTTAATAAAAGCCTCCTCAAGTGATTCTGACCAAAGCCAGCACTGCGAAACATTGCACGTATTTTCCTATCTTAATgactttatcattttcttttcatggccAGTATCTatctacttttcttattttctctttaaataccTTCATATCCTTCAATACCCAGCCCTAATTTTACCTCCTTCATGAGGTCTTCCTTGATGCATCCAAACAGATGTAATTATTTCTTCTATATTGCAGTCATAGTAATCTTTCATTAGATACATGTTTATGCCTTATTACCTATAGACAGCACACTTCTTGAAGGCAAACTTCTGCTCTTTATAATAGAGAAGTCACTCAGTAAAGGTCATTGGCTGTTGAGATCATTTGTAGAGAACTTTGGAGTTCTTAAGAAAGTGATTGATAAGTATGAGTTATTTTTTGCTAATTTAACCCAAGTCTAAAAGCATTAAGTACggtagttttcatttctaagacTGTGCTAAATTAAGATTTGCTAATCATGCTAAGTAGGAGAAaggaattagaattttaaatgctGATACTGTTTTCAGCAACAGATGAGCTAATATTAAATTTAGTGGTGGACTGAATTCTTTAACACTCACACTTAGGTGTTTTAAAGCATGTGGGTCTTTTTGGATTCCTCATGAAAACTGTCATGTTGGCATGTAGCTATAAAATGTGCTTTACTCAGAAACTGTAGTTAGTAAAGCAGTCTTTTACTAGTTCCTTTGGCACAGGGGAATACTTTTAATAAATAGGACTTGCTGAAAGATAGAGTAGTGTTGTTTTTAGTAGGGAATGAGAGCATCAACGCAGCGATTTAATGCAGTTATAAGTGGCTGCAtccaaaaacaattttttgattTTGTCAAACATTCAGCAAGGGAGTGatattttccctttgtaaaaATCCTCCTCAGTTGTATTCTTGTTAAATCTATGAGCTTTATATTCAggattggatttttttccctacaattTTCTTTGTTAGTACCAGATCAATGAAAGTTGTGAACATTAACTTTGGGATATATGCAAATGTATCTGTAATTAATTTAGTGCCCTGTAAGGTGATATGTGTTTTGTTGTTCTATtgaaaggatatatattttttcagcaAAGAATTTGGATTTCATACCAAGCATAGGCAAAGAATATACTTTTATTCCGTACTCTCTATTTGCtagtataaaacatttttctgatttatccaggtaaaataattaaaacacgTGTAttagaaaacacataaaatttctATGCTCATGAAAGGTATACTCACTGGAAAATACTCAATATAACCTCTTGGCTTCTGGCTTTTTTATGAACTCACAGGTTTATAGGGACTTTATGGAAACATCTAGCCCTTTCCCTGACCTCAGGAAGAACTGTAGCTGAACTGCTCAGAACCTCTGGAAGTAAAGTCAAATTTCcctcagaaaatgttttctatatttaatgtTAATCATATTTGTCTGTGCTAAGTTATTCCTAGAAAACTGCTAACCTCGATAACAGGAgtcaaaaaagaaacatatgaaGATGgggaatgaataatgaatgaggTGTCATAGGCAGTTGGAGATATTTTTTAATACAGCAGAAACAGTGATATCTGGCAAACCTCTGGGAACTCACGGCTAACTGTTCTTAAGCGTAATAGTAGTAACTGATATTTTGTTGAACATTGTACAGTCTCCATgcacatcatctcatttaatcctcaaaacaaccctgtgaagtgaGTGATATtaatagccccattttatagataaggaaactaagctAAGAGTaagtggtttgttttttaagtacaTACCTAGTAAGTGGTAGATCTGAGATTTCATATCCTCTGATACCAAATCATAGTAtcaaaaagctatttaaaaaactaataggTTTTCAAAGACCACCTTAAAATGTATCAGTCCTGGCAGCAGTATACAAAAGACTGAAAGTTTCCAAAACCACTCCTAAAGTTTTCTGTCAATGGAGTGATTAAGGAAAATAAGAGGATTCCAAAAGACTGTTAGGAAATGAATTTATGCATTAAACGCTGAACTCCTTGAAGTAAAATGATACACAAGATCAAgatattgctatttttttatttatagccAACGTTTATTTTTATGCCTAGAAAAATACATGGGGGTGCTTAGGACTAATGTGCCGGGCAATTTGCTACTTTAGTGATAGTAACATAATCCCGAAAAAGCAAGCACGattgttttgtactttttttgtttgttttattcagcAATAAGaccataatttttcatatttaaggaaatatgaaaaatttgtcaaattttaaaagctgaatacATGTAGCGTTGGATCAAGGCACATACAAGACTGGCCAAAGGGCGTACAATGCACTTTGgttttttgttggaaaaaaaaatatggcaacaCAAAAGTGATGTGGTTTTTAAACAAGTAATAGCTCATAATTCAGTAGGAAGCTAGAAAGAAATGTTACATTACACGTTCATTATGTAATATAGGAAAAATTGTGACAGTAATGGGCAGTAATCTTGATCATTGTGAAAGTAaattgaacatttatgtacagtgTTAAAACATTTCGCATAAACCAGATCTAAATTTGAtttctagtatttatttttttttaaattctcacttATTTAAAGTACTACTTTCTCAGCATTGTTGAGGGGAAGTTCATATAGTTACACTACCTTTTTAATACGTATATGGTTTTTTGACATCCTTTATGATAAAAACATCATAAACATTAACAATTATGTCTTTAggattcatttttcaaaaatcaggaTGGTGTAGGCAAAACCAAAATGCAATTCTggtatttttgttcattattctaTTCAAGTCtaagtttttatgttttcctaagTACAAATTTCTCCCCTAACTTGGAAACATGCTTACTTTATTGTTTATGTGAAGTCCTTTATTCTCAAAGCTTTGTTAATAATGGCTTTTACAGACTTCACACTCCTTTTATGCCAGCTGATGTATTCAGTTCAGAAGATATACTTACTTTCTTAAGGATATTTAATTTCCTTAGAGTGAAAATGGAGATATGCAGCAAGTTTGATATTGCCCATTACTTCACATATTTTGATTTATTGAATACCACTGGGataatacaaatttaatatttggaacattatttcataaatattttttgaaatttaatttttctcataagccagttttttgtgttttttgttttttttacattttattaataccaAAGTGAAAAATGGCCTGTGCTTATACTACAAGGATCTCATGTGAACTCAGTCCTGATTGTTCAACACAGCAAGAAAATTCACTTTCACAGTCAACAAGTCATCTTACTCAGTAGAACACAAAGTAAATGGTTTATAACTTCAATATTTGCAAGGAAAATACAGTACAAATTactaaaaaatactaaaatatagaATTGTGTTCAGGCGTCTCCACTACATCAATCGCAGCAGTAACCTgaaatttgaaacttttaataaaaagttcttaaatataaattatatggcAAATGTACAGTACATTgctttttttcagtctctttttccAGTGTTTTGCAGTAGAACAGAGTTCCTACCATCAACTCCCTTAggtttaaaaaaaccaaaacacagtcTGCTGCGAGTCCTCCAGCATCATGAGTGTGAGTGATCTGAGTCTGGAATACCACTGTCTCTGTAGCTTCGGTTACTACTGCTTTCACTGGGATTGTTTTTGTACAGATTCATTCCATTAGGAGGAAATATGGTATGTATCACAAATTCCTCTTTTGAGATTTGTTCATTGCTTATTGGTAACATCTGAAAAGAAGTCTCCCTGATTTCCAGGATGGAGTTGTCCTTCTTAGTGCCAGCTTCTGCGTAGTCATCCTTTCTCCGCCTCCCTTTGCTGTAAGCACAGTTCCTTGAGAAGAGCGACCCATTCCTATGGACGTACCAGCACACTAAAGCAAGAAGGGCAATGGTCACCAGGGCCACAGCCCCACCAATGATGGCAGCCAATGGTAAATTGGAgttcttgtaaagttctttctcttgctctcgATTAAGGGTGGTTGTGGGGTTGTACATTCGAAGGGGTGCAGTTTCAGTCTCGATACAAACAGGAGTTTCATCAAACAGGTAGAGGTTACTGGTTTCCATGGGAACCATGCAGATTCGGTATGGCGAATCAGGCTCCAGCGCTGTGACCAAGTATTCACTGCGTTCCCCTGTTACGATTGTTTCTGTTATAGATCCAAATGCTGGGCTATGGCCCAGTTTGAGCCAGCTGAGTCTTAAAGCAGTCATAGGTAGGACAAGTTTCCAAGAGATATGAATTGTGTCAGAGGTGACAGATTTCACAgtaattataattgtttttcttgCTGGGCTCCCTGTGGTTCGCTGATCCTTAGTGAGCTTGGGGTTCTTAATGTCTGGTTGTGTGGTCACTGGCATCGACCACTGTCCTTGAGCAGGATATACTGTGTTGGGTGTTGCAGTGGTTATTTGAATGGTGCTTACAACTGCACTGTCCTTACAATCAAACAGTTCTGCATTGAGGTCCTTGATAGCCATCCCCCGAACTTTTTCTGGGGCTTGGCACATGAGTCCACGCACATTGACCTTCACAGGTAGTGACTGTAACCAGTCACGTACCCATTTCATCTTGCACCCACAATACCAGGGATTGTTGCGAAGAATCAGCTGGGTTATATTGTCCAAATCATCAAAGATACCCTGAGGTAAATTACTTAGGTTATTATTGGACATATCGAGTCGATACAGCTGCCTTagataagaaaaagcatttggagGCACCCGATTAATGTGGTTATCTTGAAGATAAAGCTTCCTCAGGTTTGTACCTGGAAGGTTTACTGGTGCAGCAGTCAGGGAATTCCGCACCAGTGACAGTTCTGTTAAGTTGACTAGGTTGAAGAAAACTTTATCACCTAAACCATGGTTGTTCAACAGGTTTCCATCCAAAACCAGGCGTTTTAGGCTAGTGAGACCTTGAAGAGATGGTGATGAAATAGTGGAGATGCGATTATCATCCAAGCGTAGCTCTTCTATAGTCCTGGGCAAACCCCAGGGGATTGTGCTAAGGTGATTACGGGACAGGAACAGCAGTCGGAGATAGTTGCTGTCTCGAAATGCCCCGTCTTCGATGCTAACAGCAGAGACAGAGTTATCATCTAAATGCAATTCTTCCAGATAGGGAATTTTTGAAAGTGAATCATAAGTGATAGTCCTTATGTTATTTTCTTGCAAATGTAATTCTTTTACATACTTTGGTAGGTTGGTAGGAAATTCATCTAAACTGTTATGGTACAGGtatattctttctactttcaGCAAGTTTTTCAAATCTGAAGGAATCCCAGCATTATTTATTTGGTTGTTCTGAAGGTAGAGAGTTGTAGCATCCTCTGGTATTCCTGTTGGAATGGATGTCAGAAAGCGGTCATTGCAGTAAATGAAACCTACATCACAGCGGCACACAGATGGACAGGATTTAGCCATAACCGAAAGAGGTGCCACCTGAAGGAACAGCCCAATTTTAGTCCCGATGAGGAAGATGCTCCAGGCTGGGCTGATCATGGTCAGCAGTGTTGAGGTCTATACACAAGGTAGCTTCAAAGCCCTaaaatggagttaaaaaaaaaaaagaaaagaaaagaaagacagacagCAATCAGACTGGCATACTTAAGACAGTATTCTAAATAGgtatggaaattaaaacaactataatctcttttaatattttaagtttttttgcaCACTTAAGTTTTTTTACTAGCTAACAAACAATGAACGCAGCCATATAATGTCTTTACCTTAAATGCTTCTGGTATTAAATTAAGAAGTAtcatttgattttgaaatgttaaatattattaaagttttattggataTTCTAAAGCGTTTTCATAATACTTGATATCAATTTTGTAGCCAGTCACTGGTCAATctaatcaatttttaatttttttcttaatattcattatgaattgatAC
This region includes:
- the FLRT3 gene encoding leucine-rich repeat transmembrane protein FLRT3 — its product is MISPAWSIFLIGTKIGLFLQVAPLSVMAKSCPSVCRCDVGFIYCNDRFLTSIPTGIPEDATTLYLQNNQINNAGIPSDLKNLLKVERIYLYHNSLDEFPTNLPKYVKELHLQENNIRTITYDSLSKIPYLEELHLDDNSVSAVSIEDGAFRDSNYLRLLFLSRNHLSTIPWGLPRTIEELRLDDNRISTISSPSLQGLTSLKRLVLDGNLLNNHGLGDKVFFNLVNLTELSLVRNSLTAAPVNLPGTNLRKLYLQDNHINRVPPNAFSYLRQLYRLDMSNNNLSNLPQGIFDDLDNITQLILRNNPWYCGCKMKWVRDWLQSLPVKVNVRGLMCQAPEKVRGMAIKDLNAELFDCKDSAVVSTIQITTATPNTVYPAQGQWSMPVTTQPDIKNPKLTKDQRTTGSPARKTIIITVKSVTSDTIHISWKLVLPMTALRLSWLKLGHSPAFGSITETIVTGERSEYLVTALEPDSPYRICMVPMETSNLYLFDETPVCIETETAPLRMYNPTTTLNREQEKELYKNSNLPLAAIIGGAVALVTIALLALVCWYVHRNGSLFSRNCAYSKGRRRKDDYAEAGTKKDNSILEIRETSFQMLPISNEQISKEEFVIHTIFPPNGMNLYKNNPSESSSNRSYRDSGIPDSDHSHS